From the genome of Candidatus Desulfarcum epimagneticum:
GTCTGGAATATTCAAATATCTTTTCCGCCAGGGCCTCCCCGATGCCCTGGCCCATGCGGTCGGGCATGACGCCCAGGTTGGCGATCCAGACGCTTTGTTTGAGGCCGAAACCCCCGGCCAGCACATAGGCGATCATGTATCCCACGATTTTGCCTTCCAGATGGGCCACAAAACTGGCGTCGCCGGTTTTCTTGGCCTGGCGGACAATCTGAACGAAATCCGTCTCCCGGGGTCTGCGAACGATTTTTTCGTGTATGTCGGCGATTTCCCCGGCGTCTTCCAGCCTTAGTTTCCTGATGTCTATACGGTCCATAGCAAAACCCGATCTCTGAGCGATCAATTCATCCTGATGATTTTAACCTGGCTGCCCACCCAGTTGGGGGGCAGGTACACCCTCCCGCTGTTTCCGCTGGATTTGACTTTCTTTTCGATCATTTCCTCTCCATAGATTTCAAACTTCACTTTCATCCTTGTCAAATCCGGTTTGGAATCATCGGCGCTTTTTTTCTCTTTTGTCGTCAATTTTAAAGCCTCTTTAAATGGCGTCGCAATGTGAAAACCAAACTTGTTTTATACCATTGGACCTGAAACGGGTCAAGGCGTTTTTGAATGGGCGTCATTCGACGCGTCGGTTCCGGACCGCAAGACTTATTTTGCCTTGACCCCGGGGCCCTGATTTGATATTTTCCGCGATGTTTTTTATTTGACCGTCAATTCAAACACACCGACCAGACATATGAGCCAAACATATGAATGGGTCCCATGAAAGGAGAGCGCATGGCGTATCAGAACATTATTTTTGAAATGGACGGGGATGTGGCGTTCATCACCTTTAACCGGCCCAAGGCCCTCAACGCCTTGAACAGCGCGCTTCTGGGCGAATTTTCACAGGCCCTCGATGAGATAAGCGAAAACGAAAAGGCCCGGGCGCTGGTTTTGACGGGCTCCGGGGACAAGGCCTTTGTGGCCGGGGCCGACATCAAGGAGATCAACACCCTGGACCCCTTGAGCGCCAAGCTTTTCGCCAAAAAGGGCCAGGACATCATCGCCCGGCTGGGGGAGTCGCCCATTCCCGTCATCGCGGCGGTCAACGGCTTCGCCCTGGGGGGCGGCACGGAGATCGCCCTTGGGTGCGATTTCATTTACGCCTCTCAAAAGGCGGTGTTCGGCCTTCCGGAAATCACCCTGGGCATTATCCCGGGATTCGGCGGCACCCAGCGGCTGGCCAGGCTCATCGGCCCCAATATGGCCCGGGAGATGGTTTTCACCGGAAAGATGATTCAGGCGGACGAGGCCAAAGAGCTGGGCATTGTCAACAAGGTGTGCTCCGAGGTGTCATTGATGGAGGAGGTGAAAAAAACCGCCCAAAAGATCGCCTCCATGGGCCGGGTGTCCCTCCGGGAGGCCAAGCAGGCCCTCAACCGGGGCCTGAGCGTGGATCTGCCCACCGGCTGTCTCATTGAAAATGACGCCTTCGCCATCTGCGTGACCAGCGAGGATTTCAAAGAAGGCACGGACGCGTTTATTGAAAAGCGGAAACCTTCTTTTAAGGGAAAACTCAACCGGCAATAACGATGGCGGCATCCTAAACAAAAGGCCTTCCAAAAATGTCCGACAAAAAACCTCTTTTTCAGACCCTTTGGGGCGCCGCCCTTTTGCTGGCGGGCCTTGGGGTGTTTTACCGCACCCCCCAGATCATGCCGAAGATATCAGAGTTTGAGACCGATTCCTTTGAGCTGGGGTTCATCCGACTGTGTTTTTATATCATGGGCGTGATACTGGTCGGGGGCGGGATCAAAAAGATCCTGGCCAACCGGAAAAAAATTCTGGGGCGAAAGGACTGATCTTTTCGGCTCAGCCCCCTGTCCCTATTCATGCATTCAAGAGGCGCCGGGAATTTCGGCGCCTTTTTCTTTTTTGATTCCCCCAGGCGTCGCCCGCTGTGACTATTTTTACTTTTTTGTCTTTATTTTCCATTGACCTTCCTGAAGTCCTGCGACTATACATCATCTAAAAAATAAAATTCGTTTATTTTTTAGATGAAACCCAAACACAGGAGGGCGATTCAAATGAGCGTCCATGGAAGGGATTTGGGCGGCGTTT
Proteins encoded in this window:
- a CDS encoding conserved hypothetical protein (Evidence 4 : Unknown function but conserved in other organisms), producing MTTKEKKSADDSKPDLTRMKVKFEIYGEEMIEKKVKSSGNSGRVYLPPNWVGSQVKIIRMN
- a CDS encoding GNAT family N-acetyltransferase, yielding MDRIDIRKLRLEDAGEIADIHEKIVRRPRETDFVQIVRQAKKTGDASFVAHLEGKIVGYMIAYVLAGGFGLKQSVWIANLGVMPDRMGQGIGEALAEKIFEYSRQNHIMDVYTSVRWDTPDLLSFFKTLDFSQSNFINLIKRI
- a CDS encoding Crotonyl-CoA hydratase; the protein is MAYQNIIFEMDGDVAFITFNRPKALNALNSALLGEFSQALDEISENEKARALVLTGSGDKAFVAGADIKEINTLDPLSAKLFAKKGQDIIARLGESPIPVIAAVNGFALGGGTEIALGCDFIYASQKAVFGLPEITLGIIPGFGGTQRLARLIGPNMAREMVFTGKMIQADEAKELGIVNKVCSEVSLMEEVKKTAQKIASMGRVSLREAKQALNRGLSVDLPTGCLIENDAFAICVTSEDFKEGTDAFIEKRKPSFKGKLNRQ
- a CDS encoding conserved hypothetical protein (Evidence 4 : Unknown function but conserved in other organisms), producing MSDKKPLFQTLWGAALLLAGLGVFYRTPQIMPKISEFETDSFELGFIRLCFYIMGVILVGGGIKKILANRKKILGRKD